In Apium graveolens cultivar Ventura chromosome 10, ASM990537v1, whole genome shotgun sequence, the following are encoded in one genomic region:
- the LOC141692759 gene encoding BTB/POZ domain-containing protein At5g66560: MATDKPSSKGQAWFCTTGLPSDVVIEVDDMTFHLHKFPLMSRSRKLHQLITEEENNPTRPQKMGEDGDDNDEKRSEIVEEEDQEYCNIVLPDFPGGSDTFEIAAKFCYGVKIELTTLNVAPLRCAAEVLEMTDEYSEDNLISKTERFLSQSVLKSLKDSIKTLKSCKMIMPEAERLGIVNRCLDSVAKRASTTDPSLFGWPVNEPASGSNSESGTTRRRTTNTWFDELGDLSLPLFKRLISAMRTRDHTSPDLIEGCLIAYAKQYIPGISRSNWKQSSSTSLPPSQDEQRELLETIISNLPREKRLASSTPAIKFLFGLLRTSNILNIDEIYRNALEKKIGSQLEQATLDDLLIPSYSYLNETLYDVDCVERILSYFLDELEITMTRNEDGQDNDNIRSSELMLVGKLIDGYLSEIASDANLKHDKFYKFAVTLPHQARLFDDGLYRAVDVYLKAHPWLSEAEREKISGVMDCEKLTLEACTHAAQNERLPLRAIVQVLFFEQLQLRHAIVEMSPARGRLRNTDNRDENEARTVTWRETVRENEVMRVDMDSMRTRVQELERECTTMKKAIEKIPEASGKKSFARKFGCKFKTQVCDSQQSSAVDTRRAKNNRRRN, translated from the exons ATGGCTACTGACAAGCCCAGCTCTAAAGGCCAAGCATG gttTTGTACCACTGGATTACCAAGTGATGTTGTAATTGAAGTCGACGACATGACCTTCCATCTCCATAAG TTTCCTCTAATGTCTAGAAGTAGAAAACTTCATCAATTAATAACGGAGGAAGAAAATAACCCAACTAGGCCTCAAAAGATGGGTGAAGATGGAGACGATAACGACGAAAAACGTTCGGAGATTGTAGAAGAAGAAGATCAGGAGTACTGCAATATTGTACTCCCTGATTTTCCGGGAGGTTCAGACACATTTGAGATAGCTGCCAAGTTCTGTTATGGAGTCAAGATTGAGTTGACTACCTTAAATGTGGCTCCTCTTCGATGTGCTGCCGAGGTCTTAGAAATGACAGACGAGTACTCGGAAGATAATCTTATATCGAAAACAGAGAGATTTCTCTCCCAATCTGTTCTCAAAAGCCTAAAAGACTCGATTAAGACGCTGAAATCGTGCAAGATGATAATGCCTGAAGCTGAAAGGCTAGGCATTGTTAATAGATGCCTGGATTCAGTTGCTAAAAGAGCTTCTACCACGGATCCATCGCTGTTTGGCTGGCCAGTAAATGAACCAGCCTCAGGATCGAATTCAGAATCTGGGACAACAAGACGACGGACAACTAATACGTGGTTCGATGAGCTTGGCGATCTAAGTTTGCCTCTGTTTAAGCGGTTGATTTCCGCTATGAGGACTCGTGATCACACGAGTCCCGATCTAATCGAAGGCTGCTTAATTGCTTATGCAAAGCAATACATTCCAGGCATTTCTCGTTCAAATTGGAAGCAATCATCATCCACTTCATTGCCTCCATCACAAGATGAACAAAGAGAGCTGCTCGAAACAATAATCTCCAATCTCCCCCGCGAAAAAAGGCTGGCATCTTCAACACCGGCAATCAAATTTTTATTCGGATTACTAAGAACATCAAATATATTAAACATCGATGAGATTTATCGTAATGCACTAGAGAAGAAGATCGGGTCTCAACTCGAACAAGCAACATTAGACGATCTTCTCATACCAAGCTACTCGTACCTCAATGAAACGCTATACGATGTCGATTGTGTGGAAAGAATATTAAGTTACTTTCTGGATGAACTTGAAATAACAATGACTCGAAATGAGGACGGACAGGACAATGACAATATTAGATCATCAGAACTAATGCTTGTCGGAAAATTAATCGACGGCTACTTGTCTGAAATTGCATCGGATGCGAATCTCAAACACGATAAATTCTATAAATTTGCGGTCACTTTACCTCACCAAGCCAGGCTGTTTGATGACGGGCTTTACAGAGCTGTTGACGTTTATCTCAAA GCGCATCCATGGTTATCAGAAGCGGAGCGAGAGAAAATAAGCGGAGTAATGGACTGCGAGAAACTAACTTTAGAAGCGTGTACACACGCGGCTCAAAACGAGCGTCTCCCATTACGAGCAATAGTTCAAGTGCTGTTCTTCGAGCAGCTTCAGCTCCGTCACGCGATTGTCGAAATGTCTCCTGCACGCGGCAGGCTAAGAAACACTGATAATCGTGACGAAAATGAAGCGAGGACAGTGACGTGGAGAGAAACTGTGAGAGAAAACGAGGTGATGCGCGTGGACATGGATAGCATGAGGACACGTGTACAGGAGCTGGAGCGTGAGTGTACAACAATGAAGAAAGCGATTGAGAAGATACCTGAAGCGAGTGGGAAGAAATCGTTTGCGAGGAAGTTTGGGTGCAAGTTTAAGACGCAGGTGTGTGATTCGCAACAGTCTTCGGCTGTAGATACGAGAAGGGCTAAGAATAATCGTCGTCGTAATTAG